The genomic window AGGATCACGATGAGAGGCGGTGCGAGCAATCCGTTGATGACGGCGGTCCAGAACAGCAGTTTCACGGCGTTCAGGTGGGCGAAGTTGAGCGCCATCCCGATCAACATCGCCACCACAATGACGCCGTAAAAATTGCGGGCGTCGTGCATTTTCTCGCTCATTCCCCGATTCCATGCTCCCGCCTCGGCGAGCGCGTACGCCGCGGAGCCGGCCAGTACCGGGACAGCGAGCATTCCCGTCCCGACCAGTCCGAGCGTGAAGAGCAAATAGGCGGCATTTCCAGCAAGCGGCCGGAGAGCCGCCGCCGCTTGTTCCGCCGTCTGGATGTCAGTTTGCCCAGCCTGGTGAAGAGTGGCACCGGCTGTGAGCACGATGAAAAACATGATCAGGTTCGAGATGAACATGCCCGTGACGACATCCCGTTGTGATGCTCTGAGCTCTCGCTGCAGAGCGCGTCTCGGGCGCCCTTCGATCTTCTTCTCGATGTACTCTTCCTGCTCTGCGTTCTGGGCGGCCTGCCAGAAGAAGAGGTATGGAGAGATAGTGGTGCCCAGGATCGCGACGAAGGTCAGGAGGTAGTCACGGGAGAACACGATCCTTGGGCGAATCACTTCCCCCAGAACGGTGTCCCAGTCGGGGTTCGCCACGAATCCCGCAATGACGTAAGCGAACAGCACCAGCGTGAGCCACTTGAACACCCGGGTCATGGATCTATACGACCCAAAGATCAACAGCACGAGAATGAGCAGCGTGAACGCAGGCACGAACCACACGGCGGGGAAGCCGCTCAACATCCGGGCGGCGGCGGCCATACCGCCCAGGTCGGCAGCGATGTTGATGGTGTTGGCGGTGAATAGCAGCAGGCAGGCAAACCAGAGCAG from Gemmatimonadaceae bacterium includes these protein-coding regions:
- a CDS encoding Nramp family divalent metal transporter is translated as MLVPPRNVERREAERPEREYELTRSAKLKSFVRELGPGLVTGAADDDPSGIATYSQAGAAFGYGLLWTALITLPLMTAVQLMCARIGLVTRHGLAAVLREHYSRWLLWFACLLLFTANTINIAADLGGMAAAARMLSGFPAVWFVPAFTLLILVLLIFGSYRSMTRVFKWLTLVLFAYVIAGFVANPDWDTVLGEVIRPRIVFSRDYLLTFVAILGTTISPYLFFWQAAQNAEQEEYIEKKIEGRPRRALQRELRASQRDVVTGMFISNLIMFFIVLTAGATLHQAGQTDIQTAEQAAAALRPLAGNAAYLLFTLGLVGTGMLAVPVLAGSAAYALAEAGAWNRGMSEKMHDARNFYGVIVVAMLIGMALNFAHLNAVKLLFWTAVINGLLAPPLIVILLFVCNNPRVMGEHRNGWKLNLFGILAAVLMTFAGLALAFSWLRSS